Genomic window (Nymphaea colorata isolate Beijing-Zhang1983 chromosome 1, ASM883128v2, whole genome shotgun sequence):
CCAGATGCCCACTTGATTGGTATCTAACCAAAATTATTATAAGCCTATCTTAATAGAAAGGTACTTAAAATACAAATAGCTACTTTATTGCCAACATATAGACGAGCACAATCCCTAATTCTTACGGTAAAATTGATATTTTCGTATGACCATTCCAAAGTAGAATTTTTAGAGGCGAAGCGCAATGCAAAATCTATTGAAGAACTCGGAAGCAATAGCTAACAATTCGATATTCAACTGACAGATAACAATCTGCTATCTAATAGACGACCATAAATCCGCAGACGCTTCAGGAAGTTGGAGGTCATCTAATAAAACCAAAAATTAGATGCATAAACACCACGAGACATGTTAGAATAACAACCACAGAAGGAACACGAAAGTCATAGGGAACCTTGAACAGTTTCTCTCCAGTGCTTCTGGAAATCGCTAGACCTCAACATCGAAGAACaacaagtaaaataaaattttctgggTGTTGTTCAGTGTAGGGATAATAAAAAAAGgctaaataaaaataataaataacaaCAACACAAACGAGAAGAATCACCTAAACAGATTAATCATCTTATTCATACAAATGGCACTTATAATACATCAAAAACGGACGTAAGATGAAAAGAACGGAAGGGAAACTCAATTTCCCATAGAGACAAGTCTCACTCAAGCTATAAACAACAACAAGGATCAGGACGGATGTTGATTCATCAAAAAACCTCTATGTTACGAGCCttaggagaagaagaagaaggaagcaaCAACGAAGCGACAAAGAGGAGTCGATCGCGAGCATATCAATCGGAGTGCGAGTCCTCATAGTAGTCGCCGGCATCAGAACCGATGTCGGAATCGTCGGAAGATGAATCGGAGAAGAACTGGGAGTTGGGGTTGCAGAGGATGGACCAGAGGCAAACGGCGAGCCTGCGGATCTGCTGCAGGGGAACGCAGCAGAGGAGGTGGAAGACCTGGGCAGTGGGGAGGCGCTCAGGGTTGCAGGAGATATACTGGCAAGCATCTGCCGACCACGACGCGACGGAAACGATCAGGAAGCCATTGAACACCATCTTCCCCCgcccacccccacccccaccaccaccaccacctcctcctcctcctcctccttccttcgtCCTAAACTCATGAAGGTTCACGGCTGAGAAGGGGCCGATTCCGCAGATCTAGGCTTCAGGACGAGGCATCCTGCGCCAACCTAGGGCCAATTCGATCAAcggagaaagagacagagagagcacgcgagcgagagagagagaaagaaagggggagggagagggaagatGATGACCTTACTTCCTGCTACAAGCGAGCGTTACGGTTGTATCGGTCTAATGGAATCGGTCTATTCTCTGTTTCGTTGAGCTGTTGAGCGAAGAATGCGACCAAGGGAACCGGATCGTTACGGTTGTATCGGTCGAGTGGGATCGGTTTATTCTCTGATTCGAGGAGCTGTTGACCACTGCACGCACGTTGAATACAGGAAACCTCGTGCCATATGAACCGGACTCGTATCTGAACCCGAATATTCCGCCGACAGATCCGAGCCCGGGAGTTCAAACATCGAAGTGAACTCGATGTTGTGGAGTCGGAGCCGGACCCAGATTTATGGATCCATCATGCTGGATTCGGCAGATTACGTCAACCGCTTGCCCTTTCGTGAATTTGGATCATGGTATGACGGGAAAATGTTGACCCGATGGCAACAGGAAAAGTGTGATCGCCTAAAATCGGTTgaccatgaaaattgaaaactcATATATACTTGCTGCActgtaaaatgagaaaaatgtccCGCCTATGTCGACAGTATATAGTTTTTGGCGACAATATATAGATTTTATTGGGCtgattatttatatatatatatatagaaaccaTTTTAGCATTGTGGGGTTGTTGATTAGGTTGATGTACCCTTCCAACCACAGGCAATGTTTGATTGAGATATGAGTTGCCATCTTCCAACCAAAGTTCCACCTAACCAATCAATGGGGAGAAAATCCAAAGGCACTCAACCTGAACTCGTATATATGATATCCCAGCCTATCCGATCTCGTGTAAAGTGGTTGGCCTCAAATGTCATTTATGAGTTATATGGGAGACGACGTTTATAAGTACTTTTCTCAAACTCTGTTTGGGAGGTCTATCGGCTTAATCTAAATTTTAGTTTGATTAGaagctttcactttttttaaaatgtttatttagAGGAAACCACCTTGAGCATAAAAATCCGTAAGGTCATAcgtccttttccattttctctttaaGATTTTAGCTTGTTTTGAAGTATAAGAAGACATGCGGCACATCTTTTAACTCGGGTATTGCACTTGCCACCACTTACAGTAAAAAGGTAACAAACTAAAATGTGACAATCACCATAGGATAGAATTTGCAACTAGGACCCCCTTGACTGTGAGCTGTCTTACTGCTCGATTgcgctatgccccttgaagcAAAAGCTTTCACCTTTAATGGTTTTTCAGAAAACCATGGATTTGCAACCAGGTGCTGACCCAGGAAAAAGATGTTCTTTTTTGCTAGGCATTGCTAATATACACAAATACTCATGTTTCTAGGAGAAGCATTTACTTTGGATATGCCCATTATTGGATCCTAAATGGTGAGAATGATAATAGAACTGGAGCAAGCTTTACTTAAATATGCCTTGGCTCAAGCTTTTCTCGAATTTGAGTCGAGCTGAAtcggaaaaaagggaaaaaaaaaacctttttgtagTACTGATATGCAAAATAAGGACCATGTGAAGAAGGGGCATTAATTTGAAATTGCAGTGGAAGAGAAAGGCACCATTGTAGTGATCCCTGTACCAAAACCTTGACCTGTGaaatgcatgtgtgtgtatagaaaAATCCTGCGACTTCTCAAAGCACATCCCGTAATATGTTTAATCATGAACACACCCCTCCTCTCAAATACATTGCATTGGGTGGCCGTGATTAGTTGAAAGATTCGATGGATGAAGGATTTTACCTTCTTTAtctacacaatatatatatatatatatatatatatatatatatacacacacattaaCAAGCTTGATCTACCTTAAATAAGTTCCCATAGAGTAACTCAAACTTGGCTTGTTAATTACTCAAGATCATGACGAGCTTTAAACGGGCAAACCCCAGTTCCAGTTCAAATTGTTCAATCCATTACCCACTCCTAATAGTGGGAAGCAGTAGCAGAGCAAATTGTTGGCTAGGGTGAGCCACTGCCCGCCCATGCCAgtccatcaaaaaattcattataTTGTGTTAATTTCACATTGTtatgattccaaaattttatgcaaTACCCACACCAAAGTTGTGCCACCAATAGTGCTCCATGGATGAAAAATCTTGACTCCTCCAATTGTGGGAAGCAGTTAGGGCAGTGGAATGCATACAATAACCCACCTCCAAATCATTTCTTTCGACCAACTATGGCCAGATAGATCCACTTTGATTTTGCAATTCACTCGAACTACCTTTGTGCCAAATATGAACCAACACAACCCTGGACATGGGCCTGAGGTTCAAAAATGTGATTTGTTGGTGCAAAAGATCAAATAGATATCAACAAAATAAACGTGTCAACCGGGATATAGAGCAGACTTGACGAATAACGCTTCAATAAATGGATACATCCCTTTCAATAACTAGGTTATTCATTGTTTCTCTGGAAGAGGTCTGCCACAACAAAATCAGGCTCACATGCttctaaagaaaaagaacagttCAAAGAACATGATAATCATTGTATATACGAACAATTTGGGATACATTATTGCAAGCAAATGCTTAAGAAACTAGAACATTGAAAACAATGTTCTGTGTCTGCTATCCATTTAGCACAGGGATCTCAAGAAGAAGGTTTCATTTGATGCTCCTTTTGTTGGATCGGTTACACTCATGAGTCCTAAATGATGATCAAGGGATGGTTCGTTGGTACAAAGGCAGAGCTCCCAATGCGTCACGCTCtgctctctcttttttgacCTTCAAAACAATACAATGAAGACCATAAGTTTTGGTTGGTTACCGACTGAACTGGAACAACATAATGACACATTCAAAAGTTCAGAACACCATCAATTTTTTGAGTAAATGTATCCACGCTATAAAACCAAAACTCTGACAGCTGCATCGAGGAAAGCAAAGTTCTCCGGGCCCAATAAAGTAAAATGTGATATTAGACGAGTACTTACAAGAGCCAGCATCTCCTGCAGGTAGCCCCTAAAGGGTGTTTGCAAAGCCTACATGAAAGAACGAAACTTGAGACTACCAAAAGAAAGAAGCTTATGGATAGGGTCGAGTAATAAATCACTTATCAAAGCTGTCTAAAAAGCATAAGCAAACAAGAACAAATGAGTAATAGCCATAGCAATGTGCATAACTGTGGATGCAAGTGTGTGTGGGACAGCCTTCTCAAAGAATAGAGCATGGGTGAGAGGTTGAGAGTGACGCCACATTGATCCCCAAAAGCACCTACACTCATGTTGTGGAAACCATAGGGACGAGCTGTATTATTATAATCATACATTAAAAATATCTTCAGGCTTCAGCatgatttatttgatagaaATTGATATTTCAGATCATCATGTCATTTGGACAAAAAGTAGGAATTCTACTAAAAAATGCTTGTGGATCACATGTATAAGATTGGAGGGACAAAGACAGTATCAGTTGTGAAAATTTGTACCTTTTGTGAAGTGCACCTTGTAATTACTAACACAAAAACagacacatgcacatatatataccaTGCCCCTAAGTTCTATAATTTGCCCGCCATTGGCCATGTATTTggatgcaaaaaagaaaaggtcatgTTCTTTACTGAATATGAACATGAATAAACTGGAATTGAAAACATTAATATCAACATTACAGTTGAATAGGTCCAAACTCCAAACAAGCACTTTACAACAACAAAACtgtcaaataaaataacagccaagaagaaagaacaatACCATTGAAGCCTTCaacatccaaataaaaaataaaaatcagaacTTAGAAATGGTAATATTACGAATCTTGTTTATGAAATAGTAAATGAATCTATGCATGGGTGACTTGACAGACATCACAGAACCCAACTTGACTAGCCAGTAGGTGCAACCGTGCAACAAGGAGAGGAGCTAGCAATCATACCATTACCACCACACCATGGTAGAACATGTTATCTTCACTTTTGCGACAACATGCACAACAGATAATACTCTAACTTCATCCTTTCAGAAAGTTGAATCCAATATACATTTCAATGTCCACAAAAGCTCACCCTCCAAATGAAggattaaaaataataaagagatCCTCCCTTATTGTACATTGTTCTGCTTTTACATTTTACAGGGATGCAGGTACATGTGCTGAAACGAGCATGAAGCAAGTTCAAGAAACTTGGTCTGGGGGCACATATCTCTCTATCCCCTCGAAAATTATGCCTCCTATGCATGTCGCTCAATGT
Coding sequences:
- the LOC116266830 gene encoding uncharacterized protein LOC116266830 — encoded protein: MVFNGFLIVSVASWSADACQYISCNPERLPTAQVFHLLCCVPLQQIRRLAVCLWSILCNPNSQFFSDSSSDDSDIGSDAGDYYEDSHSD